A genomic region of Aspergillus oryzae RIB40 DNA, chromosome 1 contains the following coding sequences:
- a CDS encoding uncharacterized protein (synaptic vesicle transporter SVOP and related transporters (major facilitator superfamily)), with protein MAAIICSTSLGRIVHWLSGGRLLRFPEEEPGFCLSPAYSTATRSKGPSKWLVPETTTDGMILVDWYSDDDPANPQNWPRWAKIMTYIQINFYTFVVYMSSAAFTPAEVAFQAEYGVSSSVGSLGMALVLLGYGIGPLLFGPLSDKPSIGRNPPYVISFAIFLIVSVLAAVVNNVPGFLFLRFAQGFFGSPCLATGPASFADITNLVNLPSGLWIWGVCAVSAPTVAPTLASLCVASKGWHWSMWLIVWFAAPCFLLLIFLPETFGPTILYQRARRLRTLTGNEAFRSSSDVNHTGLSQETLYDFLVIPWKINAFDPAILFTTLYTALVYAIFYSFFEAVPLVYQGVYAMSLLQTGAIFLTAIVAVLFTTPFYLAITHYTISRPVKAGKMPSPEQRLIPGLLGSLVVPAGMFLFAWTSSTAFHWIVPTIGFLLFMIGMPTLLQSMFAYMSVSYGRYAGSLFAMNDFARSVLAFASILWSTPLYVNLGIDKGASLIGALTVVCVFGIFGLYWFGATLRKRSRFAEYETD; from the exons ATGGCGGCCATAATCTGCAGTACTTCTTTAGGAAGAATCGTCCATTGGCTTTCTGGTGGCCGGCTCTTGAGATTTCCTGAAGAGGAGCCTGGATTCTGTCTGTCACCAGCATATTCCACAGCGACGAGGTCA AAAGGTCCTTCCAAATGGCTCGTTCCGGAAACTACCACTGACGGAATGATACTTGTGGATTGGTATTCTGATGATGACCCGGCAAATCCGCAAAATTGGCCTCGCTGGGCCAAGATCATGACCTATATTCAGATAAATTTTTACACTTTCGTCGTGTACATGTCATCCGCGGCGTTCACCCCAGCAGAAGTGGCATTTCAGGCCGAATATGGTGTGTCCTCATCGGTGGGCTCACTTGGCATGGCCCTGGTTCTTCTGGGTTATGGGATAGGACCCTTACTCTTTGGCCCTTTATCCGACAAACCGTCTATAGGCCGCAATCCACCCTATGTAATCTCGTTCGCAATCTTCCTGATAGTCAGTGTCCTCGCAGCCGTTGTCAATAATGTCcctgggtttctttttctacgcTTTGCCCAAGGCTTCTTCGGGTCACCATGTTTGGCAACGGGTCCGGCTTCCTTCGCGGACATCACAAATCTTGTCAACCTACCTAGCGGATTATGGATCTGGGGGGTATGTGCAGTGTCTGCCCCTACCGTGGCTCCAACGTTGGCAAGTTTATGTGTCGCGTCAAAAGGGTGGCACTGGAGCATGTGGCTGATCGTCTGGTTTGCCGCGCCCTGCTTTTTGCTTCTG ATTTTTCTACCGGAAACGTTCGGCCCAACTATTCTATACCAACGCGCCAGGCGGCTACGGACTTTGACTGGCAATGAAGCGTTCAGATCCAGTTCCGATGTGAACCACACGGGGCTATCTCAAGAGACATTGTATGACTTTCTTGTGATTCCATGGAAGATAAACGCCTTTGATCCCGCCATTCTGTTCACTACGCTTTACACCGCACTGGTTTATGCCATTTTCtattccttcttcgaagcagTCCCTCTGGTATACCAAGGTGTATACGCGATGAGCCTACTACAAACCGGCGCAATATTCCTAACCGCCATAGTGGCCGTGTTATTCACCACACCATTCTACCTAGCGATTACTCACTACACAATCAGCCGTCCAGTCAAAGCCGGAAAAATGCCCTCGCCCGAACAAAGACTCATACCCGGACTCCTCGGCTCACTAGTCGTTCCAGCAGGAATGTTTCTTTTCGCCTGGACTTCGAGCACAGCATTCCATTGGATTGTACCCACTATAGgctttttactttttatgATCGGCATGCCCACTCTCCTCCAGTCTATGTTCGCCTACATGTCTGTCTCGTATGGAAGATACGCGGGCAGTCTTTTCGCTATGAATGACTTTGCACGGTCTGTTCTTGCCTTTGCGTCTATTCTTTGGTCGACGCCGCTTTATGTTAATCTTGGGATTGATAAAGGTGCGAGTTTGATTGGGGCGTTGACGGTGGTGTGTGTTTTTGGGATTTTTGGTTTGTACTGGTTTGGGGCTACATTGAGGAAGCGAAGTCGTTTTGCGGAGTATGAGACGGATTAA
- a CDS encoding uncharacterized protein (predicted protein), which produces MIRHTILTRRYNKLKNLREAQTAASAGTGPEDSSLSPSSCEDSGDTVDSSDDDSGLGSGSTEGSTGLHDPRIADDDVPMNINPTDILPSTTQGIPGHNGFMHGTWDMAGTLSGDPWGLPSVGETDSMGLFLNGMVPELHSIPPDSMHNFGFVDAASGKDCICPSLLSPTEEMPSDYSQGDNFCDDLSVSAMDTEEQTLASLQENVTRGKRCAKIVLTVEEPDNNTVESLVQIAFSSKSRFHFARE; this is translated from the coding sequence ATGATCAGACACACAATTCTTACCCGCCGATACAATAAACTGAAGAACTTACGAGAAGCTCAGACTGCCGCGAGCGCGGGAACTGGGCCCGAGGACTCGAGCTTGTCGCCGAGCTCATGCGAGGACTCGGGAGATACTGTCGACAGTAGCGACGATGATAGCGGTCTTGGGAGTGGAAGCACAGAAGGAAGCACCGGGTTACATGATCCTCGCATtgccgatgatgatgtgccGATGAACATAAATCCCACAGACATCTTGCCATCGACGACTCAAGGAATCCCTGGTCATAATGGGTTTATGCACGGGACATGGGATATGGCTGGCACATTGTCGGGAGATCCATGGGGACTGCCCTCGGTAGGCGAGACGGATAGTATGGGATTGTTCCTCAATGGTATGGTGCCAGAACTTCACAGCATCCCACCGGACAGCATGCATAATTTTGGCTTTGTGGATGCAGCAAGCGGCAAAGACTGCATATGCCCAAGTTTGTTATCACCAACCGAAGAGATGCCCAGCGACTACAGTCAAGGAGACAACTTTTGCGACGACCTAAGCGTATCAGCTATGGACACAGAAGAGCAAACCCTCGCCTCTTTGCAAGAAAACGTGACTCGTGGGAAACGGTGTGCCAAAATAGTGTTGACGGTGGAGGAACCCGATAATAATACGGTCGAGTCTCTCGTGCAAATTGCATTCTCAAGCAAATCACGGTTCCATTTCGCTCGCGAGTGA
- a CDS encoding putative MFS transporter (permease of the major facilitator superfamily) — translation MDEGKITDHEVMGEKADITHEEVVQVTQLTPEEQAIEKKLRRRIDCLIMPLVILVYLMNYIDRNNYAAAKLQGLMDDLHIDDQQYQTGLSILFVGYILMQVPSNLLLNYMGKPSLYLGFFTTAWGLVSTLTSQVKSYGGIVACRFILGLVEAPFFAGVLFYLSKWYTKKELALRMSIFYSGSLLSGAFGNLIAAGILNGLQGHRGISAWQWLYIIEGAITMAVGLTVAVLLPDFPDTWKLLSPEMKHVANRRLAIEAAEADVDEAGKMSQVKGLKLAFSDIKTYALALAYMAITGASGFQNFFPTLTKTLGYTETISLLLVAPPYIFMVAYSLAHSYLSDRFGRRFWFFVYPIPITIVGFVVFMTTDGFGPRYFSFFLMIFVFAQNGTVYSWIANSIPRPPAKRAAAYAFINSVGNSASIWTPYTYRDTDYPYYRPAMGTCIGLQVLGLAMAVLMYFHLRSLNKRLDRLEDEEVTLTPKELERLQKTAEIEGIDIAAARRLQKGFRYMI, via the exons ATGGACGAGGGCAAGATCACCGATCATGAAGTGATGGGCGAGAAGGCAGATATCACCCATGAGGAGGTGGTCCAAGTGACCCAGTTGACGCCCGAGGAGCAAGCCATCGAGAAGAAACTGCGGCGGCGCATTGATTGTTTAATCATGCCGTTGGTCATTCTCGTGTATTTGATGAATTATATTGATCG GAATAATTACGCCGCCGCCAAATTGCAAGGTCTAATGGACGACTTGCACATCGATGATCAACAATACCAAACCGGCCTGTCCATTCTCTTCGTCGGTTATATTCTAATGCAGGTTCCGTCGAATCTGCTTCTAAACTACATGGGCAAACCGTCGCTCTATCTCGGCTTTTTCACTACCGCCTGGGGCCTGGTATCGACGTTGACCAGCCAAGTAAAGAGCTATGGGGGTATCGTCGCCTGTCGGTTTATCCTGGGTCTAGTGGAGGCTCCGTTCTTCGCCGGCGTGCTATTTTATCTCTCCAAGTGGTATACGAAGAAAGAGTTGGCCCTGCGCATGAGTATCTTCTACTCCGGCTCCCTGCTGAGCGGCGCCTTTGGTAACCTCATCGCTGCCGGGATCCTGAATGGTCTCCAGGGCCATCGGGGCATTTCCGCTTGGCAATGGTTGTACATTATTGAGGGCGCCATCACCATGGCCGTCGGCTTGACCGTGGCGGTGCTGCTCCCCGACTTCCCCGACACCTGGAAGCTGTTGTCGCCGGAGATGAAGCACGTCGCCAACCGTCGTCTCGCCATCGAAGCGGCCGAGGCCGACGTCGACGAAGCCGGCAAGATGAGCCAGGTCAAGGGCCTGAAGCTGGCCTTCTCGGACATCAAGACCTACGCGCTCGCCCTTGCGTACATGGCCATCACCGGCGCCAGCGGCTTCCAGAACTTCTTCCCCACACTGACCAAGACGCTGGGCTACACCGAGACCAtctcgctgctgctggtggcgCCGCCCTACATCTTCATGGTGGCGTACAGTCTGGCCCATTCCTACCTGTCGGACCGCTTCGGCAGGCGGTTCTGGTTCTTCGTCTaccccatccccatcacaATCGTCGGGTTTGTCGTCTTCATGACCACCGACGGCTTCGGCCCGCGttacttctccttcttcctcatgatcttcgtcttcgcgCAGAACGGCACCGTCTACTCCTGGATCGCCAACTCCATCCCGCGCCCGCCGGCCAAACGCGCCGCCGCCTACGCCTTCATCAACTCGGTCGGCAACTCGGCCAGTATCTGGACCCCGTATACCTACCGCGACACGGACTATCCGTATTACCGGCCGGCGATGGGGACATGTATCGGTCTCCAGGTCCTGGGGCTGGCCATGGCGGTCTTGATGTATTTCCACCTGCGGAGCTTGAACAAACGGCTGGACCGAttggaggacgaggaggtgACGTTGACGCCGAAGGAACTCGAACGGTTACAGAAGACGGCGGAGATCGAGGGCATCGATATTGCAGCGGCGCGACGCTTGCAAAAGGGGTTCCGATATATGATCTGA
- a CDS encoding uncharacterized protein (transcription factor, Myb superfamily) codes for MPRAPQKWTPEEDKLLCREVHNQCELGRNSVSHILGLTPFRALVSEGRVRDWRSIADKIPGRTNKDCRKRWHNVLSGGLNKGYWTEEEDKLLTHAVQIHGETWTVVADVVKTRSADQCAKRWKQCLDPQLDRSEWTELENRRLMEACAAKGRRWKEIQMEHFPTRSRNSIKNQ; via the exons ATGCCTCGTGCCCCACAGAAATGGACCCCAGAGGAGGACAAGCTCCTCTGCCGAGAAGTCCACAATCAGTGTGAGTTGGGTCGCAATAGTGTTTCACACATATTAGGTCTAACTCCATTCCGTGCTCTAGTATCCGAAGGCAGAGTAAGAGACTGGCGATCAATAGCAGACAAGATTCCGGGTCGGACGAATAAAGATTGTCGCAAACGGTGGCACAATGTGCTTTCCGGTGGTTTGAACAAGGGGTACTggacagaggaggaagacaagctgTTGACACACGCGGTGCAAATACATGGAGAGAC ATGGACGGTGGTTGCGGATGTCGTCAAAACACGAAGCGCAGATC AATGTGCCAAGCGATGGAAGCAATGTCTCGACCCACAACTCGACCGCAGTGAATGGACAGAACTCGAG AACCGACGATTGATGGAGGCATGTGCTGCCAAGGGACGACGATGGAAAGAGATTCAGATGGAGCATTTCCCTACCCGGTCACGAAACTCGATCAAGAATCAGTAA
- a CDS encoding SDR family oxidoreductase (dehydrogenases with different specificities (related to short-chain alcohol dehydrogenases)): protein MPRTWFITGCSSGFGRHLAITAAQNGDKVVATSRDPSKLDDLRSLGVIPTKLDIHNETEIQAVIDHVESTIGPIDILVNNIGYILEGAIRILRAVLPSMRARKSGVVANFGSIGGWNGTPAAGFYCASKAAVAIYTESLAAELLPFNIDVTCVEPGYFRTDFLEGDHKIVASKRIPELDVSTRQTRDGLAAYSLRQPGDPVKGARVLFEALTRTGSCEGRRLSVRLALGKDSLTAIERSLEREQEMLEGWREIIASTDCDDVRGW, encoded by the exons ATGCCTCGCACCTGGTTCATCACCGGCTGCTCCTCCGGCTTCGGTCGTCATTTAGCCATCACCGCTGCACAAAACGGCGACAAGGTCGTTGCCACCTCTCGCGATCCATCCAAGCTAGACGACCTTAGATCACTTGGCGTTATCCCGACCAAGCTGGACATTCACAACGAGACAGAAATCCAAGCCGTGATTGACCACGTCGAGTCCACCATCGGACCGATTGACATCCTCGTCAACAACATCGGGTACATCCTCGAAGGTGCC atcCGGATCCTCCGCGCAGTCCTGCCATCCATGCGCGCTCGGAAATCCGGTGTGGTGGCCAATTTCGGGTCTATCGGTGGTTGGAACGGAACGCCTGCTGCTGGATTTTACTGTGCTAGTAAAGCGGCGGTTGCGATTTATACGGAGTCACTGGCGGCGGAATTGCTTCCTTTTAATATTGACGTTACGTGCGTTGAGCCGGGGTATTTCCGGACGGATTTCCTCGAGGGGGATCATAAGATTGTTGCCAGCAAGAGGATTCCCGAGCTGGATGTTAGTACGCGGCAGACGCGCGATGGACTTGCGGCGTATAGTTTGAGGCAGCCGGGGGATCCGGTGAAGGGGGCGCGGGTTCTTTTTGAGGCGTTGACGAGGACGGGGAGTTGTGAGGGTCGACGGTTGTCGGTGAGGTTGGCGCTGGGGAAGGACTCTTTGACTGCTATTGAGCGCAGTTTGGAGAGGGAgcaggagatgttggagggTTGGAGGGAGATTATTGCGTCGACGGATTGCGATGATGTGAGGGGATGGTAG